A genomic stretch from Calidithermus timidus DSM 17022 includes:
- a CDS encoding S-ribosylhomocysteine lyase: MSDYVSVESFRLDHTKVRAPYVRLAGVKLTPRGDRIEKYDLRFIQPNQGAMPTGAIHTLEHLLAGYMRAHLEGIVDISPMGCRTGFYMVALGEIGPERVREAFEQSLQDVLNHGEGIPGVSELECGNWRDHDLATARELAREVLERGVIVQETVEIA, translated from the coding sequence ATGTCGGATTATGTGAGCGTCGAATCCTTTCGTCTCGACCACACCAAGGTGCGCGCGCCCTACGTGCGGCTGGCCGGGGTCAAGCTCACGCCCAGAGGTGACCGCATCGAGAAGTACGACCTGCGCTTTATCCAGCCCAACCAGGGGGCCATGCCCACCGGGGCCATCCACACCCTCGAGCACCTGCTCGCCGGGTACATGCGTGCCCACCTCGAGGGCATCGTGGACATCTCCCCGATGGGCTGCCGCACCGGCTTCTACATGGTGGCGCTGGGTGAGATCGGCCCCGAGCGGGTCAGGGAAGCCTTCGAGCAAAGCCTGCAGGACGTGCTCAACCACGGCGAGGGCATTCCGGGGGTTTCGGAACTCGAGTGCGGCAACTGGCGCGACCACGACCTGGCCACCGCCCGCGAACTGGCCCGAGAGGTGCTCGAGCGCGGGGTGATCGTGCAGGAGACGGTGGAGATCGCGTAG
- the ubiE gene encoding bifunctional demethylmenaquinone methyltransferase/2-methoxy-6-polyprenyl-1,4-benzoquinol methylase UbiE — MRPHGDGKTQPTTPERDPQAVRAMFSQIAPRYDLLNRLLSAGVDQSWRRAAVREALKHSPKRVLDLACGTGDLTLLLKKSAPEAEVVGGDFAPPMLELARAKAQKSGLQVRFQEADALNLNFPDEHFDAITIAFGFRNFADYERALAELYRVLRQGGRLCILEFPPPPKSGLGVLYRFYFTRVLPYVGGLISGNAAAYRYLPASVERFPAPEVLRGMMEKAGFRVRYRLFTGGIAALHVGEK, encoded by the coding sequence GTGCGGCCACACGGGGATGGCAAAACCCAGCCGACTACACCCGAGCGCGACCCGCAGGCGGTGAGGGCGATGTTCAGCCAGATCGCCCCGCGCTACGACCTGCTCAACCGCCTCCTCTCCGCCGGGGTGGACCAGAGCTGGCGGCGGGCTGCCGTGCGTGAAGCCCTGAAGCACTCCCCCAAACGGGTGCTCGACCTGGCTTGCGGCACCGGCGACTTGACGCTGCTGCTCAAGAAAAGCGCCCCCGAGGCCGAGGTGGTGGGCGGGGACTTCGCACCGCCCATGCTCGAGCTCGCCCGCGCCAAAGCCCAAAAAAGCGGGTTGCAGGTGCGCTTCCAGGAAGCCGACGCGCTGAACCTGAACTTCCCTGACGAGCACTTCGACGCTATCACCATCGCCTTTGGCTTTCGCAACTTCGCCGACTACGAGCGCGCCCTGGCCGAGCTCTACCGGGTGCTGCGGCAGGGTGGGCGGCTGTGCATCCTCGAGTTCCCCCCGCCCCCCAAAAGCGGGCTGGGCGTGCTTTACCGCTTCTACTTCACCCGCGTGCTGCCCTATGTCGGTGGCTTGATCTCGGGTAACGCCGCCGCCTACCGCTACCTGCCCGCTTCGGTAGAGCGCTTTCCGGCTCCCGAGGTGCTGCGAGGGATGATGGAAAAAGCCGGTTTCAGGGTGCGATACAGGTTGTTCACCGGCGGAATTGCCGCGCTGCACGTGGGAGAGAAGTGA
- the cysK gene encoding cysteine synthase A, which produces MFVEHVIGKTPLVRLHRVVEPGMAEVFVKLEGSNPGGSIKDRPAWYMVRDAEERGILKPGSGQVIVEPTSGNTGIGLAMVAASRGYRLILCMPAQMSDERKRTLRAYGAELVLTDPERRMLAAREKAQEIAIETGGFMPDQFANPANIRAHYETTGPELFAQMEGRIDAFVYGSGTGGTIMGVGRYLRERIPGIQIIACEPARSNVLSGGQMGQHQFQGMGPGFIPPNLDVRMLDRVIQVWEEEAFPLARRLAREEGLFLGMSSGGIVWAALQVARELGEGKRVVCISPDSGSKYLTTALYAEEDSSVARPSVAEEQGR; this is translated from the coding sequence ATGTTTGTCGAGCACGTCATCGGCAAGACGCCTCTGGTCAGGCTGCATAGGGTCGTCGAGCCCGGCATGGCCGAGGTTTTTGTGAAGCTCGAGGGCTCCAACCCCGGCGGTTCCATCAAGGACCGCCCCGCTTGGTACATGGTGCGTGACGCCGAAGAGCGCGGCATCCTCAAACCCGGCTCGGGACAGGTCATCGTCGAACCCACCAGCGGCAACACGGGTATCGGCCTGGCGATGGTCGCCGCCAGCCGGGGCTACCGGCTCATCCTGTGCATGCCCGCGCAGATGTCCGACGAGCGTAAGCGCACGCTGCGGGCTTATGGAGCCGAGCTGGTGCTCACCGACCCCGAACGACGCATGCTGGCCGCGCGCGAAAAGGCCCAGGAGATCGCCATCGAGACCGGGGGTTTCATGCCCGACCAGTTCGCCAACCCCGCCAATATCCGCGCCCACTACGAGACTACCGGCCCCGAACTCTTCGCTCAGATGGAAGGCCGCATCGACGCCTTCGTCTACGGTTCGGGCACCGGGGGAACCATCATGGGCGTGGGGCGCTACCTGCGCGAGCGCATTCCCGGCATACAGATCATCGCCTGCGAGCCGGCCCGCTCCAACGTGCTCTCCGGCGGCCAGATGGGGCAGCACCAGTTTCAGGGCATGGGGCCGGGGTTCATCCCGCCCAACCTCGACGTGCGGATGCTCGACCGGGTGATCCAGGTTTGGGAGGAGGAAGCCTTCCCGCTGGCCAGGCGCCTGGCCAGGGAGGAGGGGCTCTTCCTGGGCATGAGCAGCGGCGGTATCGTCTGGGCCGCCCTTCAGGTGGCCAGGGAGCTGGGCGAGGGCAAGCGGGTAGTCTGCATCAGCCCGGACTCCGGCTCCAAATACCTCACCACGGCGCTTTACGCCGAGGAGGACTCGAGTGTGGCCAGGCCATCGGTGGCGGAGGAGCAAGGACGTTAA
- the zwf gene encoding glucose-6-phosphate dehydrogenase, which translates to MIDLVIFGATGDLAARKLFPAIYELEAAGYLPEELRIVGVGRKPWSEHEFEKSVREALAEFQQNPEAEVVERFIRRTTYRQMDFSPQSFEALAKDSAPSSIFYLSLPPDAFPVVGTGLGEAGLAREKGNHFRRLVIEKPFGHDLQSALELQATLTKYWDESQILRIDHFLGKETVQNILVFRFANSWLEPLWNAQHIAQVQITAAESIGIEGRGAFYDKVGAVRDMMQNHMMQLLTLSALEPPPRLEADLLRNEKNKVLRSARPLSSGDIVRGQYTGYLEEAGVRSSNTETFAALRLYLDNWRWKGVPFYLRTGKAMSKKRTTIAVQFREPPTQLFTDTHCDPGSSWVVLELQPNESLHLEMQVKTPGLQFGSRPVVLSTPYSNGDAHELSAYATLILDALEGDASLFIRFDEVEWAWRLIEPVLEANQPVERYSVGSDGPAGQHYLMEDHHRWRNL; encoded by the coding sequence ATGATCGATCTGGTGATCTTCGGCGCAACCGGCGACCTGGCCGCGCGCAAGCTATTTCCGGCGATCTACGAACTCGAGGCCGCGGGCTACCTGCCCGAGGAGCTGCGCATCGTGGGGGTGGGCCGCAAGCCCTGGAGCGAGCACGAGTTCGAAAAGAGCGTGCGTGAAGCCCTCGCCGAGTTCCAGCAGAACCCCGAGGCCGAGGTGGTGGAGCGCTTCATCCGCCGCACCACCTACCGCCAGATGGACTTCTCGCCCCAGAGCTTTGAAGCCCTGGCCAAAGACAGCGCTCCCTCGAGCATCTTCTACCTTTCCCTCCCCCCCGACGCCTTCCCCGTGGTGGGTACCGGGCTGGGCGAGGCCGGGCTGGCCCGTGAGAAGGGCAACCACTTCCGTCGCCTGGTCATCGAGAAGCCCTTTGGCCACGACCTCCAGAGCGCCCTCGAGCTGCAGGCCACCCTGACGAAGTACTGGGACGAGAGCCAGATCCTGCGCATCGACCACTTCCTGGGCAAGGAGACGGTGCAGAACATCCTGGTCTTCCGCTTCGCCAACTCCTGGCTCGAGCCCTTGTGGAACGCCCAGCACATCGCCCAGGTGCAGATCACCGCCGCCGAGAGCATCGGCATCGAAGGACGGGGGGCTTTCTACGACAAGGTGGGGGCGGTGCGCGACATGATGCAAAACCACATGATGCAGCTGCTCACCCTCTCCGCCCTCGAACCCCCGCCCCGCCTCGAGGCCGACCTGCTGCGCAATGAGAAGAACAAGGTCTTGCGCTCGGCCCGTCCCCTCTCCTCCGGCGACATCGTGCGCGGCCAGTACACGGGCTACCTGGAGGAGGCCGGGGTGAGGAGCTCCAACACCGAGACCTTCGCGGCGCTGCGGCTATACCTCGACAACTGGCGTTGGAAGGGCGTGCCCTTCTATCTGCGCACGGGCAAGGCGATGAGCAAGAAGCGCACCACCATCGCCGTGCAGTTCCGCGAGCCGCCTACCCAGCTCTTCACCGACACCCACTGCGACCCCGGCTCGAGCTGGGTGGTGCTCGAGCTTCAGCCCAACGAGTCGCTGCACCTGGAGATGCAGGTCAAGACTCCCGGCTTGCAATTCGGCTCCAGGCCCGTGGTGCTCTCCACCCCCTACAGCAACGGTGACGCTCACGAGCTCTCGGCCTACGCTACGCTGATTTTGGACGCGCTGGAGGGTGACGCCAGCTTGTTCATCCGCTTCGACGAGGTGGAGTGGGCTTGGCGCCTGATCGAGCCCGTGCTCGAGGCCAACCAGCCCGTCGAGCGCTACTCCGTGGGCTCCGATGGCCCTGCCGGACAGCACTACCTGATGGAAGATCACCACCGCTGGCGTAACCTCTGA
- a CDS encoding FKBP-type peptidyl-prolyl cis-trans isomerase, with product MIATQDHVVTIRYVLRVEGEIIDQGELPYLHGYGNIIPGLEEALEGKKVGDSLQVSVPPEKAYGLEDPEGVRVIPRDQFPPDAPLEPGVQLFAQDENGQVLPFWIMEVEGDEVTIDFNHPLAGETLNFDVTISSIRAATQEELEHGHVHAPEGHMH from the coding sequence ATGATTGCAACGCAAGACCACGTGGTGACCATTCGTTACGTCCTCAGGGTCGAGGGGGAGATCATCGACCAGGGCGAGCTGCCCTATCTGCATGGGTATGGCAACATCATCCCCGGCCTCGAGGAGGCCCTCGAGGGCAAAAAGGTCGGCGACTCGCTCCAGGTCAGCGTTCCCCCGGAGAAGGCCTATGGCCTGGAAGACCCCGAGGGCGTGCGGGTGATCCCCCGCGACCAATTCCCCCCGGACGCTCCCCTCGAGCCCGGCGTGCAGCTCTTTGCCCAGGACGAAAACGGCCAGGTGCTGCCCTTCTGGATCATGGAGGTGGAGGGGGACGAGGTCACCATCGACTTCAACCACCCCCTCGCGGGCGAAACCCTCAACTTCGACGTGACCATCTCCAGCATCCGCGCCGCCACCCAGGAAGAGCTCGAGCACGGCCACGTGCACGCTCCTGAAGGCCACATGCACTAG
- the trkA gene encoding Trk system potassium transporter TrkA: MHIVIAGAGEIGGQIAKALHTVHDIVVIDREAETREKLAQLDVQVLVGSATDVEILREAKVDMADVFVAATNWDEVNLLACMLAKGLGSKETLCFVGKASYMDILNDPRAVEILGTRIDKVLWPQRSLAKEIVEVIQVPGAVDAESVAGGRLHFVEYRVQEGGPYAGKEIALLDWPEGVFLAGVLREEQFIASTDPDFKTLLLEPEDRLFFMTTHSGFDAIQACFASKRSRGVRRVMVVGGGNVGYMTAKELLARRLEVTIIDHNAERCAWLAENLPGAWVLEGDGTNLELLESEGLDRTDVLVAVTENDEKNLLVSLIAKQQGVPKVITRVNRTENRRLFERVGIDIPMTPRLAAVREVLDWLLPDNIDHLALIEDRVELMELELPPDFRSKPLSRLELPQGAVAVALERERRVFLPEPNLSANPGDKLLVLSAREVTDAVLAKVG, translated from the coding sequence ATGCACATCGTCATTGCAGGCGCAGGTGAGATCGGCGGCCAGATCGCCAAAGCCCTTCACACCGTCCACGACATCGTGGTCATCGACCGTGAGGCCGAAACCCGCGAGAAGCTGGCCCAGCTCGACGTACAGGTGCTGGTGGGTTCGGCCACCGACGTCGAGATCCTGCGCGAGGCCAAGGTGGACATGGCCGATGTCTTCGTGGCCGCAACCAATTGGGACGAGGTCAACCTGCTGGCTTGTATGCTGGCCAAGGGTTTGGGCAGCAAGGAGACGCTGTGCTTCGTGGGTAAGGCCAGTTACATGGACATCCTCAATGACCCCCGTGCCGTCGAGATCCTGGGCACGCGCATCGACAAGGTGTTGTGGCCCCAGCGCTCGCTGGCCAAGGAGATCGTCGAGGTGATCCAGGTACCCGGCGCCGTTGATGCCGAGTCCGTGGCGGGTGGTCGCCTGCACTTCGTGGAATACCGGGTGCAGGAGGGCGGCCCTTATGCCGGGAAGGAGATAGCCCTGCTGGACTGGCCCGAGGGGGTGTTCCTGGCCGGGGTGCTGCGGGAGGAACAGTTCATCGCCTCCACCGACCCTGATTTCAAAACCCTGCTCCTCGAGCCCGAAGATCGCCTGTTCTTCATGACCACCCACTCCGGCTTCGACGCCATCCAGGCTTGTTTCGCTTCCAAGCGCAGCCGGGGGGTGCGGCGGGTGATGGTGGTGGGCGGGGGGAACGTAGGTTACATGACGGCCAAGGAGCTCCTGGCGCGCCGCCTCGAGGTCACCATCATCGACCACAACGCCGAGCGCTGCGCCTGGCTGGCCGAGAACCTGCCCGGAGCCTGGGTGCTCGAGGGCGATGGTACCAACCTCGAGCTCTTAGAGTCGGAGGGGCTCGACCGCACCGACGTGCTGGTGGCCGTCACCGAGAACGACGAGAAAAACCTGTTGGTGTCGCTCATCGCCAAGCAGCAGGGTGTGCCCAAGGTGATCACCCGCGTCAACCGAACCGAGAACCGCCGCCTCTTCGAGCGGGTGGGCATCGACATCCCCATGACCCCACGCCTGGCCGCCGTGCGCGAGGTGCTCGACTGGCTGTTGCCCGACAACATCGACCACCTGGCCCTGATCGAAGACCGGGTGGAGCTCATGGAGCTCGAGCTCCCCCCTGACTTCCGCTCCAAGCCCTTGAGTCGGCTCGAGCTGCCCCAAGGGGCGGTGGCCGTAGCCCTCGAGCGCGAGCGCCGGGTCTTCTTGCCCGAGCCCAACCTCAGCGCCAACCCAGGTGATAAGCTTCTCGTTCTCTCCGCCCGTGAGGTCACCGATGCGGTCTTGGCGAAGGTCGGCTGA
- the cutA gene encoding divalent-cation tolerance protein CutA, with translation MNLVVLCTVPDEDSAHRISHTLVAEGLAACVNVLPRLTSVYRWEGEVTSGEELLLIIKTRQERYAALEARVKELHPYTVPEVIALPIQHGSKDYLDWLLQSTR, from the coding sequence ATGAACCTTGTGGTTTTGTGCACCGTTCCCGATGAGGACTCCGCCCACCGCATCAGCCATACGCTGGTGGCGGAGGGGCTCGCCGCCTGCGTGAACGTGCTGCCCCGCCTGACCTCGGTCTACCGCTGGGAGGGTGAGGTGACGAGCGGCGAGGAGCTGCTGCTGATCATCAAGACCCGCCAGGAGCGCTACGCCGCCCTCGAGGCGCGCGTGAAGGAACTCCACCCCTACACCGTACCCGAGGTCATCGCCCTGCCCATCCAGCACGGCTCCAAGGACTACCTGGACTGGCTGCTCCAGAGCACCCGGTAA
- a CDS encoding 6-phosphogluconolactonase translates to MSIHVQTFPTPQAASEALARLLAERLSAGGRAVLGGGNTPLAAYRAFGQADLLWNRLQLIASDERCLSEGHPERNDVQIAKAIGTTVLPYTLHSFQAELGPERSAELSEGLVESLLPFDLVTLGLGEDAHTASLWPHVDLGSERLVLPVHGAPKPPPERVSLSPKALSQTQLVVYLVTGASKREALARFLRGEDVPPSRIRAPEVLVFADEAAYPGEV, encoded by the coding sequence ATGAGCATCCACGTCCAGACCTTTCCCACCCCCCAGGCCGCCTCCGAGGCGCTCGCCCGCCTGCTGGCCGAGCGCCTGTCGGCCGGGGGCCGCGCGGTGCTGGGCGGGGGCAACACCCCGCTGGCCGCCTACCGAGCCTTCGGCCAGGCCGACCTTTTGTGGAACCGCCTTCAGCTCATTGCCTCCGACGAGCGCTGCCTGAGCGAGGGCCACCCCGAGCGCAACGACGTGCAGATCGCCAAGGCTATCGGCACGACGGTTCTACCTTACACGCTGCACTCCTTCCAGGCCGAACTGGGGCCCGAGCGCTCCGCCGAGCTGAGCGAGGGACTGGTAGAGTCCTTGCTGCCCTTTGACCTGGTGACGCTGGGCCTGGGGGAAGATGCCCACACCGCCAGCCTGTGGCCGCACGTGGACCTGGGCAGCGAGCGCCTGGTGCTGCCGGTTCATGGCGCCCCCAAGCCTCCGCCCGAGCGGGTCTCGCTGAGCCCCAAGGCCCTTTCGCAGACGCAATTGGTGGTGTACTTGGTGACCGGGGCGAGCAAGCGCGAGGCCCTGGCGCGCTTCCTGCGCGGTGAGGACGTGCCTCCGAGCCGGATTCGAGCGCCCGAAGTGCTGGTCTTCGCCGACGAGGCCGCGTATCCTGGCGAAGTATGA
- a CDS encoding TrkH family potassium uptake protein, protein MRSWRRSAEAPLLPIPVATYVTGTAFLGLGAVMGLLGVVDGFYGEDALGFVLGAALGIGTGLLFRRLGSVRGEPSRAEALFTVAALWLMIPVLGAVPFWVSGGMSYLDALFEAMSGFTTTGATVLTDFSTWGYGLFLWRSLIQWFGGMGILALFIVVLPHLAVAGRQMFFAEITGVQKEQLTPKLRQTAQAILRVYLTLTAVILVAYLLCGMSPFEAITNALSTVSAGGFSPNPQSFSAYSPLIQWVAAGAMFLTGVNLLLQYRVLFGRELRAPLRDPEFRAYGLIVLFAGLALALTLYLRHNYDIEPALRHAYFQVTSLITGTGFASADFARWVVPAQVILVSLMFVGGSAGSVGGSIKVIRWLVVGAIVRREFMRVLHPQAVLPLRVGKKSLTDDAMRSVAAFITLYVMLFGFGAVVLGMLEEDFVVAFTASAAAVGNIGPGLGTVGPMAHYGELHPLSKLTMIFQMWAGRIELIAVFSLFTPELWRKLRS, encoded by the coding sequence ATGCGGTCTTGGCGAAGGTCGGCTGAGGCTCCCCTCTTGCCCATCCCGGTGGCGACCTACGTCACGGGGACGGCTTTTCTGGGCCTGGGCGCCGTCATGGGCCTGCTGGGCGTGGTGGATGGATTCTACGGCGAGGACGCGCTGGGTTTTGTGCTGGGGGCGGCGCTGGGGATCGGCACGGGGCTGCTCTTTCGCCGTCTGGGAAGCGTCCGCGGCGAGCCCAGTCGGGCCGAGGCCCTGTTCACGGTGGCGGCTTTGTGGCTGATGATCCCGGTGCTGGGGGCGGTGCCCTTCTGGGTTTCGGGCGGGATGTCCTACCTCGATGCCCTGTTCGAGGCCATGTCCGGCTTCACCACCACCGGGGCCACGGTGCTCACCGACTTCAGCACCTGGGGCTATGGGCTGTTCTTGTGGCGTAGCCTGATCCAGTGGTTTGGCGGCATGGGTATTTTGGCGCTGTTCATCGTGGTGTTGCCCCACCTGGCGGTGGCCGGTCGGCAGATGTTTTTTGCCGAGATCACCGGGGTGCAAAAAGAACAGCTCACCCCCAAGCTGCGGCAGACCGCCCAGGCCATCTTAAGGGTTTACCTGACCCTCACGGCGGTGATCCTGGTGGCCTATCTGTTGTGCGGTATGTCCCCTTTTGAGGCAATCACCAACGCCCTCTCCACCGTATCCGCAGGAGGCTTCAGCCCCAACCCCCAGAGCTTTTCTGCCTACAGTCCCCTCATCCAGTGGGTGGCGGCAGGGGCGATGTTTCTCACCGGGGTCAACCTGCTCTTGCAATACCGGGTGCTCTTCGGGCGCGAACTGCGCGCGCCCTTGCGCGACCCCGAGTTCCGCGCCTATGGCCTGATCGTGCTCTTCGCTGGACTGGCCTTGGCCCTCACCCTCTACCTGCGCCACAACTACGACATAGAGCCTGCCCTGCGCCACGCCTACTTCCAGGTCACCTCGCTGATCACCGGGACCGGCTTCGCCAGCGCCGACTTCGCGCGGTGGGTCGTCCCGGCCCAGGTCATCTTGGTGTCTTTGATGTTCGTGGGGGGGAGCGCTGGGAGCGTGGGGGGGAGCATCAAGGTCATTCGCTGGCTGGTGGTGGGGGCCATCGTGCGGCGTGAGTTCATGCGGGTGCTGCACCCCCAAGCGGTGCTGCCCCTGCGGGTAGGCAAGAAAAGCCTTACCGACGACGCCATGCGCTCGGTGGCGGCCTTCATCACCCTCTATGTGATGCTCTTTGGTTTCGGGGCGGTGGTGCTGGGGATGCTCGAGGAAGATTTCGTCGTGGCCTTCACGGCTTCCGCCGCCGCTGTGGGCAACATCGGGCCGGGGCTGGGTACGGTGGGACCAATGGCCCACTACGGCGAGCTGCACCCTTTGTCCAAGCTGACGATGATCTTCCAGATGTGGGCCGGTCGCATCGAACTGATCGCGGTCTTCTCGCTCTTCACGCCTGAGTTGTGGCGCAAACTGCGCAGCTGA
- the ahcY gene encoding adenosylhomocysteinase, which translates to MAVKDYDVRDLELAQMGRDRIDWAAQEMPVLRQIAERFAREKPLEGVRIAACLHVTTETANLVRALKAGGAQVALCASNPLSTQDDVAASLVVHDEIPVYAIKGEDTKTYYAHLEATLAHEPHFTMDDGCDLVSLIHKERRGLLPGIFGGTEETTTGVIRLRAMAAEGVLSYPVIAVNDAQTKHMFDNRYGTGQSTLDAIIRATNVLLAGKTVVVAGYGWCGRGVASRARGMGAHVVVTEVDPLKALEATMDGYVVMPMLEAARIGDIFITVTGNINVLDAQHFALMKDGVILCNSGHFNVEINIPALEAAAREKRVGRPFIEQYTVEGGRSINLLAEGRLVNLAAAEGHPSAVMDMSFANQALSVEYMLKGGKLEVGVHPVPEAIDQEIAQLKLEAMGVRIDRLTPEQERYLASWQEGT; encoded by the coding sequence GTGGCCGTCAAGGACTACGACGTTCGGGACCTGGAACTCGCCCAAATGGGGCGGGATCGCATCGACTGGGCCGCGCAGGAGATGCCGGTGCTGCGGCAGATCGCCGAGCGCTTCGCCCGGGAGAAGCCGCTCGAGGGCGTTCGCATCGCGGCTTGCCTGCACGTGACCACCGAGACCGCTAACCTCGTGCGGGCCCTGAAGGCGGGCGGAGCCCAGGTGGCTCTGTGCGCCTCCAACCCGCTCTCGACCCAGGACGACGTGGCGGCTTCGCTGGTGGTCCACGATGAGATCCCGGTCTACGCCATCAAGGGTGAGGACACCAAGACGTATTACGCCCACCTCGAGGCCACCCTGGCCCACGAGCCCCACTTCACCATGGACGATGGGTGCGACCTGGTGAGCCTCATCCACAAGGAGCGCCGCGGCCTGCTGCCGGGCATCTTTGGCGGCACCGAAGAGACCACCACCGGCGTGATCCGGCTACGGGCCATGGCCGCCGAGGGGGTGCTCTCCTACCCGGTCATCGCCGTCAACGACGCCCAGACCAAGCATATGTTCGACAACCGCTACGGCACCGGTCAGAGCACCCTGGACGCCATCATCCGCGCCACCAACGTGCTTCTGGCGGGTAAGACCGTGGTGGTGGCGGGCTACGGCTGGTGCGGGCGGGGCGTGGCTTCGCGCGCACGGGGCATGGGAGCGCACGTGGTGGTGACCGAGGTCGACCCGCTCAAGGCCCTCGAGGCCACCATGGACGGCTACGTGGTCATGCCCATGCTCGAGGCCGCCCGCATCGGCGATATTTTCATCACCGTCACCGGCAACATCAACGTGCTCGACGCGCAGCATTTCGCGCTGATGAAGGACGGGGTCATCCTCTGTAACTCAGGCCACTTCAACGTCGAGATCAACATTCCCGCGCTCGAGGCCGCCGCCCGCGAGAAGCGTGTGGGCCGCCCCTTCATCGAGCAGTACACCGTGGAGGGCGGGCGCAGCATCAACTTGCTGGCCGAGGGCCGCCTGGTCAACCTGGCCGCTGCCGAGGGTCACCCCAGCGCGGTGATGGACATGTCCTTCGCCAACCAGGCCCTCTCGGTGGAGTACATGCTCAAGGGGGGGAAGCTCGAGGTGGGCGTCCATCCCGTTCCCGAGGCCATCGACCAGGAAATCGCCCAGCTCAAGCTCGAGGCCATGGGCGTTCGCATCGACCGGCTCACCCCCGAGCAGGAGCGCTACCTGGCTTCCTGGCAGGAGGGCACCTGA
- a CDS encoding magnesium transporter CorA family protein, protein MIRAKQLANGMTCGPLQAQVWVDVETPTPEEVAFLTAQYPINPLALEDAQEIGHWSRFEQYPKHLFLIFRTLETPHTAKSRTERVSYFYFPQSQVLLTYRNEPVEYIERAWESFRGGSCLWLWQQLLDRGVETFFAYVEALTDRLEDLEELALDGNDTNQIPRQVFANRREVLRIRRLVSQAREALLHLERLPELGSDAYLFRDLTDRMGRVYEGLDAARDELSNVLEVYLSAQSNRLNKVVQALTVISVLFLPMTLWAGIYGTNFDSFSEYHWPYGRLFFWGGLVVIAGLLAWWMKRRGWW, encoded by the coding sequence ATGATTCGCGCCAAACAACTCGCCAACGGCATGACCTGCGGTCCCCTCCAGGCGCAGGTTTGGGTAGATGTCGAGACGCCAACCCCGGAAGAGGTGGCCTTTCTCACCGCGCAGTACCCCATCAACCCCCTCGCCCTCGAGGACGCCCAGGAGATCGGGCACTGGAGCCGCTTCGAGCAGTACCCCAAGCACCTGTTCCTCATCTTCCGCACCCTCGAGACTCCCCACACCGCCAAGAGCCGCACCGAGCGGGTGAGCTACTTCTACTTCCCCCAAAGCCAGGTCCTGCTCACCTACCGCAACGAACCCGTGGAGTACATCGAGAGGGCCTGGGAAAGCTTCCGGGGCGGGAGCTGCTTATGGTTGTGGCAACAGCTCCTCGACCGGGGGGTAGAGACCTTCTTCGCCTACGTCGAAGCCCTCACCGACCGCCTCGAAGACCTCGAGGAACTCGCGCTCGACGGCAACGACACCAACCAGATTCCGCGCCAGGTCTTCGCCAACCGGCGGGAGGTGCTGCGCATAAGGCGGCTGGTGTCGCAGGCCCGCGAAGCCCTGCTGCACCTCGAGCGCCTCCCCGAACTCGGCAGCGATGCCTACCTCTTCCGTGACCTCACCGATCGCATGGGCCGAGTCTACGAGGGCCTCGATGCCGCTCGAGACGAACTTTCCAACGTGCTCGAGGTCTACCTCTCCGCCCAGAGCAACCGCCTGAACAAGGTCGTGCAGGCCCTCACGGTCATCTCGGTGCTCTTCCTGCCCATGACCTTGTGGGCCGGGATTTACGGCACCAACTTCGACAGCTTCAGCGAGTACCACTGGCCCTATGGCCGGCTGTTCTTCTGGGGCGGGCTGGTGGTGATCGCGGGTTTGCTGGCTTGGTGGATGAAGCGCCGGGGCTGGTGGTAG